A genomic stretch from Telopea speciosissima isolate NSW1024214 ecotype Mountain lineage chromosome 7, Tspe_v1, whole genome shotgun sequence includes:
- the LOC122667168 gene encoding 7-deoxyloganetin glucosyltransferase-like: MERPVKPHIVCIPLPAQGHINPMLKLGKLLHLSGFHITFVHTEFNYHRLMKSTDPDPLKGFHGFRFETIPDGLPPSNNRGILDLPALCISMTRSCVDPFRDLIRKLNTESPITCILSDGVMGFTLQVAQEFGIPEFVFFTTSACGFLGYLHYEDLVQRGFFPLKDESCLNNGYLDTTIDWIEGMKGIRLKDLPTFLRTTDPDDVMFNYNLEMINNAFKTQGLILNTFDDLEAEFIDAIKSKFPKKLYTIGPLSMLLKQSVSSESKEDAEAELNSIESNLWREDRGCLEWLNERKPKSVVYVNFGSLAIITPQQLNEFAWGLANSRYDFLWVIRPDIVNGGSEIVSGEFMDEVRGRGLLSGWCPQEQVFRHPSIGGFLTHCGWNSTLESICEGVPMICWPFFAEQQTNCLYACTKWGIGMEIDSDVKREEVEGLVRELMEDGEKCKSFRLKAMEWKKKAEEAAKPGGSSYINFYQRLIPEVLGSRTD, translated from the exons ATGGAGAGGCCAGTAAAGCCACACATAGTATGTATTCCATTGCCTGCACAAGGCCACATAAACCCCATGCTTAAACTGGGAAAACTCCTCCATCTTAGCGGTTTCCACATCACCTTCGTCCACACCGAGTTCAACTACCACCGCCTCATGAAATCCACCGATCCAGACCCTCTTAAGGGTTTCCATGGCTTCCGATTCGAAACCATCCCTGACGGCTTACCACCTTCCAACAACCGTGGCATACTTGACCTTCCGGCACTCTGCATTTCTATGACAAGGTCTTGTGTGGATCCTTTCAGGGATCTCATAAGGAAGCTCAACACTGAATCTCCCATCACTTGTATCCTCTCAGATGGAGTTATGGGCTTTACCTTACAAGTAGCCCAGGAATTTGGCATTCCTGAGTTCGTTTTCTTTACAACCAGTGCTTGCGGCTTCTTGGGTTACCTCCACTATGAAGACCTCGTTCAAAGAggtttttttccattaaaag ATGAGAGCTGCCTTAATAATGGTTATCTCGACACAACCATTGATTGGATAGAAGGAATGAAAGGAATTCGATTAAAGGATCTACCCACCTTCCTCAGAACAACTGATCCTGACGATGTGATGTTTAATTACAATTTGGAAATGATAAACAATGCTTTCAAAACTCAGGGTCTCATTCTAAACACGTTTGATGATTTAGAAGCTGAGTTTATCGATGCCATCAAATCCAAATTTCCCAAGAAGCTTTACACCATAGGTCCACTATCTATGCTCTTAAAGCAATCAGTCTCATCAGAATCAAAAGAGGACGCAGAAGCTGAATTGAACTCTATTGAATCGAATCTGTGGAGAGAAGACAGGGGATGCTTAGAATGGTTAAAtgaaagaaaacccaaatcagTTGTGTATGTGAACTTTGGAAGCCTAGCGATTATAACTCCACAACAACTGAACGAGTTTGCTTGGGGACTTGCGAATAGCAGATACGATTTCTTATGGGTCATTAGACCTGATATTGTGAATGGTGGTTCAGAGATCGTTTCAGGAGAATTCATGGATGAGGTTAGAGGTAGGGGTTTGCTTTCAGGTTGGTGCCCACAAGAACAAGTTTTTCGTCATCCTTCGATTGGTGGGTTCTTGACGCATTGTGGATGGAATTCTACTCTGGAGAGTATATGCGAAGGGGTTCCCATGATCTGTTGGCCTTTCTTTGCAGAGCAACAGACGAATTGCCTGTATGCGTGCACCAAGTGGGGGATAGGCATGGAGATTGATAGTGATGTAAAGAGAGAGGAAGTGGAAGGGCTTGTGAGGGAGTTGATGGAAGACGGGGAGAAGTGTAAGAGCTTTAGATTGAAGGCCATGGAGTGGAAGAAGAAAGCTGAAGAAGCTGCTAAACCTGGTGGCTCATCGTACATCAACTTTTATCAGAGATTGATTCCAGAAGTTCTTGGCAGTAGGACAGATTGA